From a region of the Deltaproteobacteria bacterium genome:
- a CDS encoding ABC transporter substrate-binding protein, which yields MLNRTDKKSWRWSAASLAGIALLGLAAMWTSQAAAEKITIGALRFTSHSPTFIAKERGYFKAEGLDVELKFFQAAQPIAVAIASGDIDFGVTALTGGFYSLADKGALKVIGGLYTEAPKHPGMAIMASNKAHAAGLTSPEALKGRSWAMTQQGSSFHYMIGMIGAKHGFALADVSVKPLQKVGAMIGAVKSGQVDAMAMVPHVAIPLEKAGAAKIIGWIRDIGSYQVTTIFTSSGNVKDHRGKVERFLRAYRKGIADYRAVMLDQKKDPAATEAMVDLIHKYVYTSRPRAKAAPPIKAGAVFMTEDAALDVPDLKRQLAWFQAQGFAPKTLTAETYIDASFLN from the coding sequence ATGTGGACGAGCCAGGCCGCGGCGGAGAAGATCACGATCGGCGCGCTGCGTTTCACGTCGCACTCGCCCACGTTCATCGCCAAGGAAAGGGGCTACTTCAAGGCCGAAGGGCTCGACGTGGAGCTCAAGTTCTTCCAGGCGGCCCAGCCCATCGCCGTGGCCATCGCCTCGGGGGACATCGACTTCGGCGTCACCGCCCTCACCGGCGGCTTCTACAGCCTCGCGGACAAGGGCGCGCTGAAGGTCATCGGCGGCCTCTACACCGAGGCCCCCAAGCACCCCGGCATGGCCATCATGGCCTCGAACAAGGCCCACGCTGCCGGCCTCACCTCGCCCGAGGCCCTCAAGGGCCGTAGCTGGGCCATGACGCAGCAAGGCTCGTCCTTCCATTACATGATCGGGATGATCGGCGCCAAGCACGGCTTCGCCCTCGCCGACGTTTCCGTCAAGCCGCTCCAGAAGGTCGGCGCCATGATCGGAGCGGTCAAGTCCGGTCAGGTGGACGCCATGGCCATGGTGCCGCACGTGGCGATTCCGCTGGAGAAGGCCGGCGCGGCCAAGATCATCGGCTGGATCCGTGACATCGGCAGCTACCAGGTGACCACGATCTTCACCTCCAGCGGCAACGTCAAGGATCATCGCGGCAAGGTCGAGCGCTTCCTGCGCGCCTACCGCAAGGGCATCGCCGACTACCGGGCCGTGATGCTGGACCAGAAGAAGGACCCGGCCGCCACCGAAGCCATGGTGGACCTCATCCACAAGTACGTCTACACGTCCCGGCCGCGCGCAAAGGCCGCGCCGCCCATCAAGGCGGGGGCCGTTTTCATGACGGAGGACGCGGCCCTCGACGTCCCGGATCTGAAGCGGCAATTGGCCTGGTTCCAGGCCCAGGGCTTCGCTCCGAAGACCTTGACCGCCGAGACCTATATCGACGCCAGCTTCCTGAACTAG